Below is a window of Deltaproteobacteria bacterium DNA.
CTTACACCATTGGGAAAAGCGAGCCTTATCTTCCAATCCTTTTCTATAATACTGGAGAGAATAGATTTTATTCTCTCTTTGTCAAAATTCGATATGTCGTCTATAATTTCAAAATCTTTTATGTTAAACTGCTCTATCAATACCTTCATTTCTTGCAGAACATTCTCCACAGACCTTGATCTGAACTTTTTTCCAAAAATATTATGGCAATATGTACACCGGAAAGGACATCCGCGTGATGTCAGCATTACCATATACAACTGTGAGCTCGCTCTGAAGATGGGTGTGCTCATACTCTTTGCATGAGCGTATTTTTGAAAATCTATAAGATCCCATGATGGAAAAGGCAGAATATCAAGATTATCTAAATATTCCCTTTCCGGATTCAGTATTGTGTCATTGTCTTTCCTATAACCGATACCTTTAACGTCCTCTATCCTATTTCCTTTGTTTAAGACGTCAAGAAGCTCTTTGAAGCTAATCTCTCCTTCGCCTATAATCACAATATCAATATCTTTGTTCTTTAATACTTCTTCAGGTGCAGACGAAACATGAGGCCCTCCGGCAATTACAGGGATATCAGTAATCGACTTTACAAAATGGGCAATTTGATACATGGCAGGTGCTTCGAGAGTAAGAGCGCTTATGCCAACTATGTCTGGCTCGAATTCATTTATAACACGCTGGATTTCCTGAAGTGGCTCCTGGTAAAACCTTATGTCAAAAAGCCTGACTTTGTCACCCCGTGCTGCTCTTATATACGATGCGATATACATTAATCCAAGCGGCGGTGTTATGCCTATCGCCATTGCATCCGGATTCCCACTTTTGATTAAAAGAATCTTCATATTTTTTTATCTAAGCACTAATATACCTTTTTACAACAGAATATTTAGTGACTTTTGTACACATAAATTTCCCCACTTTTGACTTCAGGAGTAAACTTGGAAAACAGAGATATATAGGGCGCACAGTAAGGCATAAATATTTTTACCTGATGAAAATGATCGTCATTCATTAATTGGTTAAAATAATCATATCCCCCTTCCAGATGTATGTCAAACCCTGTGGCTATGACAAAATCAGGCTTAACAACCTTTACACTATAGCGAATAGGTGGATTCCTTTTAATAGCTTCGGTATATATAGGATAGACATAATATTTCCACTTAAACACAGGCCTCAAAGTAGTTAGTATAAGTATAGTAGAATCCGGAGGGATATTTTTGTTTACCCAATAGCCTAATCTATTGTAATTGTATATCAAGCTTATAAAATTACCTGATGAGAAAAGTATATCGATAAAAATAACCATAACTATCAAAATCTTAACACTTTTTTTCCTTAATTTATCAAACACATACATAAAACTATATGCAGCAAGCAGCATAAAGAACGGCAAAATGGTCAAGTAAAAATAACCGCCGCCAGCATAAGAAGGCCGATCGGAAACAAGGGTTATTATTAGAAAATATACGAATGGATAGATTAGAAATAACATGGTTTCATACAATCCTTTATGCTTTGTGTATAAATATATGCCATATATTGATAATGCATAAATACTTATGGAGAGCATAAATGGAAAAACAATTATAAGTTGAGCAATAAATCTTTTATGTAAGAGGTTGTTTTCAAGATTAATATCCTGCTCGTAGGTAAATTCATGAAATATAGCATGAATAAACTCTGGAATATGCAAAATCAAATATGGGGATGTCAGAAAGAATGCAACAAACGCTGTGAACAAAAACATACCTATGTTTCTTATATTTTGTCTGTGGGTGAAATCAGGGGCAGGGTTTTTATAATAATATATGAACCATCCGGTTATAGGCATAAATAGTACAAATAAATCAAGCCGCGTGGACATGGCAAATCCCGAAAAAACTCCCGCCAGAACATACCATTTGATCTTATTTTCTTCTTTAATTCTGATCGAATAATAGAATACACACATTGCAAAAAATGTCATGAATGTATCAGGTTTAAATAAATGGGACATAAAGAGTTCAAGAGGATTAAATACCATGAAGATTAATGCTAAAAAGGCAACCTTTCTGTTGAACAATCTCTCTCCAACTTTATAGGTAACAAGAATGGTGAGTATATCAAAGAAAGCCGATTCATACCTGCCGATAAAGTATAAAGTCGGATTGAGAAAATCCAGGGAAGGAGGTGGCAGCGGAGATATGTGCTTAATATGGAAGTATATCTCATAGATTGGAATAGTAAGATAATGTATTATTGTCCCATATTTATAAAAATGAGGATCCAATGAATGTGTATGTATCATCTTTAATATAGGTATAACCATATTAATAGTTTCGTCGTCCATGTAAAAAAATGGTAAGAATAGCCGGGGAAATATCCTGATAATAAAAGCAAAGAGCAGTATGATGAATAAACCGAATTGATAAGATTTTATACGTTTAAACATGAGAATAGCTTTCTAAATCGCAGCTCTTTAGCCGCAACCAATGTGTAAATACCTTAGATCTCATCCTAACCTTCCCGACCCAGCTTTGCTGGGTACCTGAGGGGAAGGAACTTTTGAATTTCCTCTCCTCTTAGGAGAGGACCAAGGCGAGGTCTTCTCCAGATTGTTAGCTACAACCAACATCATTTTTGTATTTTGCATAGAAGTTATAAGGAAAGAATCTAAATCGAGCCCTTCCTGTTTATTTGTAATTTTCCACTTTTAGTGGAGTTCGTCAAGCTGTTATAGTATACAAAGTATTGATGGCTGTTAAAACACATAAATATTTCTGGATTGCAAATATTGTTATTGTGATCTCACTTGTTTTGTTCTTTTCACGCTCTTTGTTTACAAACAGGATA
It encodes the following:
- a CDS encoding B12-binding domain-containing radical SAM protein, with protein sequence MKILLIKSGNPDAMAIGITPPLGLMYIASYIRAARGDKVRLFDIRFYQEPLQEIQRVINEFEPDIVGISALTLEAPAMYQIAHFVKSITDIPVIAGGPHVSSAPEEVLKNKDIDIVIIGEGEISFKELLDVLNKGNRIEDVKGIGYRKDNDTILNPEREYLDNLDILPFPSWDLIDFQKYAHAKSMSTPIFRASSQLYMVMLTSRGCPFRCTYCHNIFGKKFRSRSVENVLQEMKVLIEQFNIKDFEIIDDISNFDKERIKSILSSIIEKDWKIRLAFPNGVRTDLLDEEIINLMQRAGTAEISVAVETATPRLQKMIKKNLNLEKVRRMIDFAAGKGIFLRGLFMLGFPTETEEEMKATIDFACKSKLHTALFFVLNIFKGTEIYKQAEEVGVEIPELDLEDFDYHAMPFNVSAVSDKRLHSLYSRAYVKFYFNPARAFRILRTKAVLRNLFFNVTHFLPTIFATLLTILHPLKGNKKTKMRSTLSK
- a CDS encoding glycosyltransferase family 39 protein, which codes for MVIPILKMIHTHSLDPHFYKYGTIIHYLTIPIYEIYFHIKHISPLPPPSLDFLNPTLYFIGRYESAFFDILTILVTYKVGERLFNRKVAFLALIFMVFNPLELFMSHLFKPDTFMTFFAMCVFYYSIRIKEENKIKWYVLAGVFSGFAMSTRLDLFVLFMPITGWFIYYYKNPAPDFTHRQNIRNIGMFLFTAFVAFFLTSPYLILHIPEFIHAIFHEFTYEQDINLENNLLHKRFIAQLIIVFPFMLSISIYALSIYGIYLYTKHKGLYETMLFLIYPFVYFLIITLVSDRPSYAGGGYFYLTILPFFMLLAAYSFMYVFDKLRKKSVKILIVMVIFIDILFSSGNFISLIYNYNRLGYWVNKNIPPDSTILILTTLRPVFKWKYYVYPIYTEAIKRNPPIRYSVKVVKPDFVIATGFDIHLEGGYDYFNQLMNDDHFHQVKIFMPYCAPYISLFSKFTPEVKSGEIYVYKSH